A genomic region of Conger conger chromosome 6, fConCon1.1, whole genome shotgun sequence contains the following coding sequences:
- the gatm gene encoding glycine amidinotransferase, mitochondrial, which translates to MLRVRCLRGGSRGAEAAHLIGTMLGRAVTGWVHRAFQSTSSSAAAVQSQALVEDTVTEPLAQECPVCAFNEWDPLEEVIVGRAENARVPPFTVEVKANTYEKYWPFYQRFGGQVFPEDHLKKAIVEIEEMCNILRLEGVNVRRPEPVDWSFKYSTPDFTSTGMYAAMPRDILLVVGNEIIEAPMAWRSRFFEYRAYRPLIKEYFRKGAKWTTAPKPTMADDLYDQDYPIRTVEDRHKLAAQGKFVTTEHEPCFDAADFIRAGRDIFVQRSQVTNFMGIEWMRRHLAPDYKVHIISFKDPNPMHIDATFNIIGPGLVLSNPDRPCRQIEMFIKAGWTVMKPPTPLIPDDHPLWMSSKWLSMNVLMLDEKRVMVDANEFSIQKMFESLGIKPIKVSIRHANSLGGGFHCWTTDVRRRGTLQSYFH; encoded by the exons ATGCTGCGGGTCAGATGTCTGAGAGGAGGTAGCAGGGGAGCTGAAGCAGCTCACCTTATTGGAACCATG CTGGGCCGCGCTGTTACTGGATGGGTCCACAGGGCATTCCAGAGCACGTCAAGTTCGGCAGCCGCCGTTCAGTCCCAGGCGCTAGTGGAGGACACCGTGACTGAGCCACTCGCCCAGGAGTGTCCAGTGTGTGCCTTCAACGAGTGGGACCCGCTGGAGGAAGTGATCGTCGGCAGGGCTGAGAATGCACGTGTGCCTCCCTTTACAGTGGAGGTCAAG GCTAACACGTATGAGAAGTATTGGCCCTTCTACCAAagatttgggggtcaggtgtttCCTGAGGACCACTTGAAGAAGGCCATTGTTGAAATTGAGGAAATGTGCAATATTCTTCGTTTGGAGGGGGTTAATGTGAGGAGGCCAGAGCCCGTCGACTGGTCCTTTAAATACAGCACACCAGATTTCACATCTACAG GCATGTATGCGGCAATGCCCCGAGACATCCTCCTTGTTGTTGGAAATGAGATTATCGAGGCTCCAATGGCATGGAGATCTCGCTTTTTTGAGTACAGAGCCTACCGACCTCTCATTAAAGAATACTTCAGAAAAGGTGCTAAGTGGACCACAGCTCCAAAACCCACTATGGCTGATGACCTGTATGACCAG GACTACCCGATTAGAACTGTGGAAGACCGGCACAAGCTCGCTGCTCAGGGCAAGTTTGTCACCACGGAGCACGAGCCCTGCTTCGACGCAGCCGACTTCATCCGCGCTGGAAGGGACATTTTCGTCCAGAGGAGTCAG GTGACAAACTTCATGGGGATCGAGTGGATGCGTCGACACCTGGCACCTGACTACAAAGTTCACATCATCTCATTCAAAGACCCCAACCCCATGCACATCGACGCCACCTTCAACATCATCGGCCCCGGCCTGGTGCTGTCCAATCCGGACAGGCCATGTCGGCAG ATTGAAATGTTCATCAAGGCTGGCTGGACTGTGATGAAGCCTCCAACGCCTCTGATTCCTGATG ACCATCCCCTGTGGATGTCCTCAAAGTGGCTCTCCATGAATGTCTTAATGCTGGATGAAAAGCGAGTCATGGTCGATGCCAATGAATTTTCCATCCAAAAGATGTTTGAAAGTCTTG GAATTAAACCGATTAAGGTGAGCATTCGTCACGCCAACTCCCTGGGAGGGGGCTTCCACTGCTGGACAACTGATGTGCGTCGCCGCGGTACCCTGCAGTCCTATTTTCACTAG